One Stenotrophomonas sp. SAU14A_NAIMI4_5 DNA segment encodes these proteins:
- a CDS encoding SDR family NAD(P)-dependent oxidoreductase yields MIDYQLKGKTAIVTGGVSGIGLAVAELLAASGASLSVWDLKQDAVDATVQSLKAKGVQVIGIALDVTDEAAVEAAVQRTVKELGGIDVAVNNAGIGGPAASSGDYPVDGWKRVVDVNLTSVFLCQRAQIQAMRAAGKGGSIINMASILGQVGYAGSTAYVAAKHGVVGLTQTAAWEHAGDGIRINAVGPGFIATPLLEKMDAKVRATLEGRHALKRLGTPEEVAALVAWLASDDASFATGTYYAIDGGYLAQ; encoded by the coding sequence ATGATCGACTACCAGCTCAAGGGCAAGACCGCGATCGTGACCGGCGGTGTGTCCGGCATCGGCCTGGCCGTGGCGGAACTGCTTGCTGCATCCGGTGCCAGCCTCTCGGTGTGGGACCTGAAACAGGACGCGGTGGATGCCACCGTCCAGAGCCTGAAGGCGAAGGGCGTGCAGGTCATCGGCATCGCATTGGACGTGACCGATGAGGCGGCGGTGGAGGCAGCGGTACAGCGCACGGTGAAGGAGCTGGGTGGCATCGACGTGGCGGTGAACAACGCCGGCATCGGCGGCCCGGCCGCAAGCAGTGGCGATTATCCGGTCGATGGCTGGAAGCGCGTGGTCGATGTGAACCTGACCAGCGTGTTCCTGTGCCAGCGTGCGCAGATCCAGGCGATGCGCGCGGCGGGCAAGGGCGGCAGCATCATCAACATGGCCTCGATCCTGGGCCAGGTGGGCTATGCCGGTTCGACCGCCTACGTGGCAGCCAAGCATGGCGTGGTGGGCCTGACCCAGACCGCCGCGTGGGAACATGCCGGCGATGGCATCCGCATCAACGCAGTCGGCCCGGGCTTCATCGCCACGCCGCTGCTGGAAAAGATGGATGCCAAGGTGCGCGCGACGCTGGAAGGGCGCCATGCGCTCAAGCGCCTGGGTACGCCGGAGGAAGTGGCGGCGCTGGTGGCCTGGCTGGCCAGTGATGATGCCTCGTTCGCGACCGGCACCTATTACGCGATCGACGGTGGCTACCTGGCGCAGTGA
- a CDS encoding alkene reductase yields MSPAADLLFTPTHLGHIAVANRIAMAPLTRNRALPDRVPSPLAITYYQQRASAGLIIAEATQISPLGQGYLDTPGIYSDAQVAGWKPVTDAVHAAGGRIVLQLWHVGRISHTSLLPEGEVPVAPSAIRANGKTFTANGFEDVSAPRALAIEEIPALIEDYRTAARNAIAAGFDGVEVHAANGYLIDQFLRDGSNHRSDAYGGSIENRTRLLFEVVSAVAEAIGPARTGVRLSPVTPVNDAHDSNPQPLFDRAVERLDTIEGLAFIHVIEGATGGDRDNLAFDYAGLRARFRGPWIANNGYDAVRAEQAVASGYADMVAFGRPFIANPDLVARLRSGAALADLDPSTLYGGGEHGYTDYPALGA; encoded by the coding sequence ATGAGCCCTGCCGCCGATCTGCTGTTCACGCCCACCCACCTTGGCCACATCGCCGTGGCCAACCGCATCGCCATGGCGCCGCTGACGCGCAACCGTGCCCTGCCCGACCGCGTGCCCTCGCCGCTGGCGATCACCTACTACCAGCAGCGCGCCAGCGCCGGCCTGATCATTGCCGAGGCGACGCAGATCAGCCCGCTCGGCCAGGGCTACCTGGACACCCCGGGCATCTACAGCGACGCACAGGTGGCTGGATGGAAGCCGGTGACCGATGCGGTGCACGCCGCCGGTGGCCGCATCGTGCTGCAGCTCTGGCACGTCGGCCGCATCTCCCACACCAGCCTGCTGCCGGAGGGCGAAGTGCCGGTGGCACCGAGCGCGATCCGCGCCAATGGCAAGACTTTCACCGCCAACGGTTTCGAGGATGTATCCGCGCCGCGCGCGTTGGCCATCGAGGAGATCCCGGCGCTGATCGAGGACTACCGCACCGCTGCACGCAACGCGATCGCCGCCGGCTTCGACGGCGTGGAAGTGCACGCCGCCAATGGCTACCTGATCGACCAGTTCCTGCGCGATGGCAGCAATCACCGCAGTGATGCCTACGGTGGCAGCATCGAGAACCGCACGCGCCTGCTGTTTGAAGTGGTCAGCGCGGTGGCCGAAGCCATCGGCCCGGCCCGCACCGGCGTGCGCCTGTCGCCGGTCACGCCGGTCAACGATGCGCACGACAGCAATCCGCAGCCGCTGTTCGACCGCGCGGTGGAGCGCCTGGACACGATCGAGGGCCTGGCCTTCATCCATGTCATCGAAGGTGCCACCGGCGGTGACCGTGACAACCTCGCCTTCGACTACGCCGGCCTGCGTGCGCGCTTCCGTGGTCCCTGGATTGCCAACAACGGCTACGACGCCGTGCGTGCCGAGCAGGCCGTAGCCAGCGGCTACGCCGACATGGTCGCGTTCGGGCGGCCCTTCATTGCCAACCCCGATCTGGTGGCGCGCCTGCGCAGTGGCGCCGCACTGGCCGACCTCGACCC